The proteins below come from a single Enterobacteriaceae endosymbiont of Donacia fulgens genomic window:
- the pth gene encoding aminoacyl-tRNA hydrolase, with amino-acid sequence MNNIKMIVGLGNNLNNKFIKTRHNIGSNYIINLSKKFHVKFKKVKKLNENIGYLNILNKKIILLIPNSFMNNSGKSIFIVSNFYKILLKNILVIHDELDYLPGIIKFKYGGSSGGHNGINSIIKIFNDTLFYRLRIGIGHPGNKNQVNNFVLNSPTLTEQKNINFTIKNSIKALLVFIKTNNYNKAVNYLHSNNNKRIK; translated from the coding sequence TTGAATAATATAAAAATGATAGTAGGATTAGGTAATAATTTAAATAATAAATTTATTAAAACTCGTCATAATATAGGTTCTAATTACATAATTAATTTATCTAAAAAATTTCATGTTAAATTTAAAAAAGTAAAAAAATTAAATGAAAATATTGGTTATTTAAATATTTTAAATAAAAAAATAATTTTATTAATACCAAACTCTTTTATGAATAATTCAGGAAAATCAATATTTATTGTTTCTAATTTTTATAAAATTTTATTAAAAAATATTTTAGTTATTCATGATGAATTAGATTATTTACCTGGCATTATCAAATTTAAATATGGAGGAAGTAGTGGAGGACATAATGGAATTAATAGTATTATTAAAATATTTAATGATACATTATTTTATAGATTACGTATAGGTATAGGACATCCTGGAAATAAAAATCAAGTAAATAATTTTGTATTAAATTCTCCTACATTAACTGAACAAAAAAATATTAATTTTACTATAAAAAATAGTATTAAAGCTTTACTAGTTTTTATTAAAACTAATAATTATAATAAAGCAGTAAATTATTTACATTCTAATAATAATAAGAGAATAAAATAA
- a CDS encoding ribose-phosphate pyrophosphokinase, with protein MVNMKLFAGNAIPRLAKNIANHLYINLGKIFVGKFSDGEVSVKINENVRGSDIFIIQSTCNPTNDNLIELIIMIDAFKRASAGRITAVIPYFGYARQDRRIRSARVPITAKVIADFLSRVGINRILTVDLHAEQIQGFFNVPVDNVFASSIFLKDISKNIYNNPIIVSPDIGGVIRARSIAKKLFHGTDMAIIDKRRHNLNTTEIMNIIGDVNQRDCILIDDIVDTAGTLCQAAKALKNNGATKVFVYVTHAIFSGNAIENIYNSVIDEIIVCDSIPLTKKIKKLKNVRVLTLSYMLAETIRRINNEESISVMFK; from the coding sequence CTAGATTAGCAAAAAATATTGCTAATCATCTATATATTAATTTAGGTAAGATATTTGTAGGTAAATTTAGTGATGGAGAAGTTTCTGTTAAAATAAATGAAAATGTAAGAGGAAGTGATATTTTTATCATACAATCAACTTGTAATCCTACAAATGATAATTTAATTGAATTAATTATAATGATTGATGCATTTAAAAGAGCATCTGCTGGAAGAATAACTGCCGTTATTCCTTATTTTGGTTATGCTAGACAAGATCGAAGAATTCGTTCCGCTAGAGTACCTATTACTGCAAAAGTAATAGCTGATTTTTTATCTAGAGTAGGAATTAATAGAATATTAACAGTTGATTTACATGCAGAACAAATTCAAGGATTTTTTAATGTTCCTGTAGACAATGTTTTCGCAAGTTCTATCTTTTTAAAAGATATATCAAAAAATATATATAATAATCCTATAATAGTTTCTCCTGATATTGGTGGAGTAATTCGTGCAAGATCGATAGCAAAAAAATTATTTCATGGTACAGATATGGCTATTATAGATAAAAGAAGACATAATTTAAATACTACAGAAATTATGAATATTATTGGAGATGTTAATCAACGAGATTGTATTTTAATAGATGATATTGTTGATACTGCAGGAACATTATGTCAAGCAGCAAAAGCTTTAAAAAATAATGGAGCAACAAAAGTATTTGTTTATGTTACTCATGCTATTTTTTCTGGAAATGCTATTGAAAATATTTATAATTCTGTAATAGATGAAATTATTGTCTGTGACAGTATCCCATTAACAAAGAAAATAAAAAAATTAAAAAATGTTAGAGTATTAACTCTATCTTATATGCTTGCAGAAACAATAAGAAGAATTAATAATGAAGAATCTATATCTGTAATGTTTAAATAA